Proteins from one Aquila chrysaetos chrysaetos chromosome 5, bAquChr1.4, whole genome shotgun sequence genomic window:
- the LOC115342079 gene encoding medium-chain specific acyl-CoA dehydrogenase, mitochondrial-like isoform X3, protein MHRGQTLQTLAGHGWRSHSSKPAQNIHIRKPGAGFSFELIDEQKEFQATAHKFAVEKIILVAAQYGKTGEYPLPLIKRAWELGLINSHTPESCGLSSFSHCSSCPQPVSAPGVPFRHATRRMRPKATHTNVSRRQSTTSLERNRQLSPPCCLWERERTNNCYPQ, encoded by the exons ATGCACCGTGGG cagaCACTCCAAACCCTTGCAGGGCATGGATGGAGATCACATTCTAGTAAACCTGCTCAAAACATACATATACGCAAACCTGGAGCTGGGTTTAGCTTTG aacttATTGATGAACAGAAAGAGTTTCAAGCTACTGCTCATAAATTTGCTGTggagaaaattattcttgttgCAGCACAATATGGCAAAACTGGAGAG TATCCTCTTCCGCTCATAAAACGGGCCTGGGAACTTGGTCTTATAAACTCACACACACCAGAAAGCTGTG GTCTCTCCAGCTTCAGCCACTGCAGCTCCTGTCCACAGCCAGTAAGTGCTCCAGGTGTCCCTTTTCGCCATGCCACTAGGAGAATGAGGCCAAAGGCAACCCACACAAACGTGAGCCGGAGGCAGTCAACAACATCCCTGGAGAGAAACCGACAATTGAGTCCTCCGTGctgcctctgggagagggaaagaacaaACAACTGTTATCCACAGTGA